CGAAGTCCCAGTCGGCGATGGTTGCGGTCTGATTGTCGGCGATGCGGTACGCCTTGGCTTTGTCGGGCGTCAGGTCCGTCGCCACGTGCACGGGCACGCGCGCCAGCCCGAGCTTCTGCGCCGCCTTGTACCGCGTGTGGCCCACGACGATGACGCCCTCGCCATCAACGACGATCGGCTGCCGGAAGCCGAAGTCCACGATCGACCGCGCCACCGCATCCACGGCCGGGTCGTTCTTCCGCGGGTTCTTGTCGTAAGGCTTGATCGACTCAATTGGACGAAGCTCGACCGCCAGATTGTTCAGCTGCATGTGTTCACCCTGACCCTTGAAGCTCCCCGAGGGGTTGCACTACGCCGCCTATCCATAGACGGCGTTGATGCAATTGTACACTGCGATCAGATGCGGTGATGCTTGCCGACAGCACCGGAGCACTCACGCCGCCGGCGCGATGCACTCCGGCCCCGTGTTGGCTGGCTTGTTCACGTAGGTCGAGACCTTCCGCGCCGCCATCCGATCGGCCGAGAACGGCTTGAGCAGGTCGCTCCCGCCCTCGGTCAGCCAGCGGTCGTGGTCCTCGGGCTCCAGGATCACCGGCATCCGGTTGTGCAGCGGCTCCATCAGCTCGTTGGGCGTGGTCGTCAGGATCGTGAACGTGCGGAGGGGCGCATCCATCCCCTCCCCCTTCCACGACTCCCACAGACCTGCGAAGGCGAAGACACCGCCCTCATCCGCAGGCGTGATGTACCACGGCTGCTTGGTCTTGGCATCCAGCTTATGCCACTCGTAGAACCCGCTGACCGGCACGATGCACCGGCGCTTCTTGAAGGCCTCTCGGAATGCGGGCGAGGTGGCCGCCGTCTCGCTCCGCGCGTTGATGGTCTTGTACGCGATGGTCCGGTCCTTCGACCAGAACGGCACGAGACCCCATGTCAGAAGCTCGCCGTGCCGACCGTCGGCGTGCATCGTCACCACCGGCGCGGTCTGCGTGGGCGCGACGTTGAACCGCTCCGGCAACTTGGGCGCCTCACCCGCAGCCGGGTACACCAGCTTCACGAGCCGGACCAGCTCCTTCCACTTGAACAGATGGGTGAATCGGCCGCACATGGGAGATTGTTGCTCGGCCAGGGCGGGTATGCTGCGTGGGTGCAGACCACGCGGCGATGCTTGTGGCTGATTCGCTGGGGTGACCTGCGCGGTGCTCACCGCGGGCTATCCGCTGATGGTGTGGTGGACCGTCGCGGTCTACCCGTGCCCGTACTGCCTGTTCGGAACCGAGGGCGGGTGCGTCGGCGTGGGCTGGGCCACCGAGGCCAAACCCATCGCACGAGATAGACCGAGCGTTCATGTTCAAGAAGAGTTGCTGCGATTGGGGACGTCGTACTGGCTCCCGCCGCACGGTCACGACTTAGGGCAGCAATGGGCCGTCTGTCCC
This genomic interval from Phycisphaerales bacterium contains the following:
- a CDS encoding SOS response-associated peptidase is translated as MSTAQVTPANQPQASPRGLHPRSIPALAEQQSPMCGRFTHLFKWKELVRLVKLVYPAAGEAPKLPERFNVAPTQTAPVVTMHADGRHGELLTWGLVPFWSKDRTIAYKTINARSETAATSPAFREAFKKRRCIVPVSGFYEWHKLDAKTKQPWYITPADEGGVFAFAGLWESWKGEGMDAPLRTFTILTTTPNELMEPLHNRMPVILEPEDHDRWLTEGGSDLLKPFSADRMAARKVSTYVNKPANTGPECIAPAA